The Bacillaceae bacterium IKA-2 DNA window TTGGATTCGATTATAATGAATCAATGGGGAAAGTAACAAGTATCGGAAGTTACACTCAAGGAATTTGGGCAAATCTTGCGAACGCCGCTTATGAAATTGATCGCGACTTTCTACTAGGTTCCAATGAAAAATTCAAGATGCCTAGTGGCATTGTCAGTCTTTCATTCTGTGGCATTTCAGGACTATTACCTTCTGAATTATGTCGTGAAGCCGGTTTAGTGAAAACCGATTTATTTAATTCGAAATTTGTTCCTAATAAAGTCGATGATAGTTTAGAGAGAGTCGATTATGTGATGTTAAAAGGAGAACCTTACCGTGCCTTTGAAAATACACCTAATGTATTTACTCAAAATGGAATTGCCTTAAAAGAAGGTTATTTTAGTGATGAAAGTATTCTGGAGTATCTTCCCGAAAATTGGGGAGAAATTATCCCAGATCGTTTTCCGGAAGACAACGGTAAAACACCTGCTCCAATATCTAGCGCAAAGCTTGATGGTGACCGTCTTAATTGGAGTGAACACCCTGAAAAAAACATTATCGGTTATCGTGTATATCAGGCACCAAACGGAAGTAATGTCTTTAACGTGATAAATACCGTTAGATCTGATAAAGAACTTTCAATGAAAGTTAATAATGGTCCATATGCTTATAAGGTTACTGCAATTGATGTGAGGGGAAGAGAAAGCCCGCCATCAGTTAGTATTATAAGTGGCGATTGGCAAAAAGAACTACCAAAACCACCAAAAGAAATTATTCCAGATAAAAAAACTGATGAAGCACCAAAAGACGATGAGGAAGAAAATCCTGGTAAACCTCCAAAAAAGGAACCTAAAGATGATGAAAAACAAAATCCTGGTAAACCTCCTAAAAAGGAACCTAAAGATGATGAAGATGAGGTAATTACTGAACCTATTGATGATTAATAACGAGTAGTTATCCTTATGCCTCTACGTAAAAACCCGGTTCAATTAAGAATCGGGTTTTTACGTACAAAAATATAGTTTAAACTTTAGGTGCATCCAAAACTAACACTAGAGTCTTAAGTTACTGTATAAAAAAATAGCAGATCAATAAATCGGAAGAAAGTTAGGAAGCTTTTGAACTTCCTTTCCAACTTTCCACCTTTCCAACTTAATACTTTATACTGTTCTAATCATCCATCGTTGATAAATCACCTGTTGGTAAATCTAATTCCCATGCTTTTAATACGCGTCTCATAATTTTACCACTTCTCGTTTTAGGTAATTTATCGCGAAATTGAATTTGTCTTGGAACAGAGTGCGCTGATAACTCTTTTTTAACAAACATTTGAATTTCTGCTTTGAGCTCATCACTCTCTTCATAGCCTTCTCGCAATGAAATAAACGCTTTAATAATCATCCCTCGCATCGGGTCTGGAATACCGATTACTCCTGCTTCCGCAATCGCAGCGTGTTCAAGAAGCTTGCTCTCAACTTCAAATGGTCCCACCCTTTCACCTGATGTATTAATAACATCATCAATTCTTCCTTGGAACCAGAAATACCCATCTTCATCCATGTAAGCTGAATCTCCTGAAATATACCATCCATTATGTGTGAAGTATTCATTATATTTTTCTGGTTTATTCCAAATTCCACTCATCATTGATGGCCAACCCATTTTTGCTGCTAAATTACCCATTTTGTTAGGTGGAAGAACATTCCCACGATCATCAATAATGGCCGCTTCAATACCTGGTATCGGCTTACCCATTGATCCAGCTTTAATCGTTAAGCAAGGGTAATTACAAATCATCATTGCTCCTGTTTCAGTCATCCACCAAGTATCATGAATTCTTAACTGAAATACCTTCACTCCCCATTTAACTACTTCTGGGTTTAATGGTTCACCAACACTTAAAATATGTCGGAGTGACGAAAGATCAAAGCGCTCAATAAGCTCCACGCCAATGCCCATTAGCATTCTAAATGCCGTTGGAGCACTATACCAAACTGTCACCTCATATTCTTCAATCGTTTTATACCAATCTTCTGGGTTAAAACGTCCACCCCGGACAACATTGGTAACACCATGGAGCCATGGTCCAAAAACACCATAAACAGTCCCGGTAACCCATCCTGGGTCTGCTGTACACCAATATACATCATCTTCTTTTAAGTCTAAGACCCATTTTGCCGTTTGATATTGTTGAATCATGGCATTATGTGCATGCAATACTCCTTTTGGCTTTCCAGTTGACCCAGATGTGTAGTGAAGGAGCATACCATCTTCTCGGCTAACCCACTCAATTTCAAACTCATTACTCGCTTTTGCAAAACGAGTATTAAAATCAATTGTTTTATTATTTTCTTCAATATTTTTTCCAACTAAAGCGATTTTCTCTAAATTAGGTAACTTTACTACATCAACTCGTCCAATTAATTCAGGTGTTGCAATTAATACTTTTGCCTCGCTATCTGTTAATCGATCCAACACAGCAGCATCCATAAACGCTTCAAAAAGAGGACCCACAATTGCACCTAGTTTAATCGCTCCCAATAGGCAAAAATATAGCTCTGGAGATCTTGGCATAAAGATGAAAACTCGATCACCTTTTTTAACTCCTATTTCCTTCAAGACATTTGCGGCTTTATTAGTCTTTTCGGACATATCTTTAAAAGTATACTTTTCTCTCCTATCAGCATCCTTATAATAGAGGGCAATTTTATTTTTCTTATCGCTCTCGGCATGACGGTCAATTGCTTCATATGCAATATTCATTTTACCCGTCTTAAACCATGTGAATTGCTCTTCTACTTGTGTCCAATCAAAGTTTTCTACAGTTTCTTCATAATCGTCTAAATGATAATTTCCCTTCACTGCAGGAAATGTTTGAATTTTCATTCCAAATCCCCCTTTACTAATATCGTTCACTCATGGATAATTGTAATATAAATTGAGAATTTTCTCAATTATTAAAAATATCCTTACTGCATATGTGTCAAATTCGTTATAATTATTAAAAACACCTTTTTATCATGTATAATAAGTTATAATTTCTTAATTATTTTTTTAAGGTGGTGTATAAATGATTCATAGCAAAATTTACAATGCACTAGAAACTAATGCAGGTGGTCAGACATTAATTATTGAAGGACCTCTTTCTGCAAAAGAAATTGCTTCATACAAATTCCACGAAGGACTTAAAGCATTTCGACCACCTGAAAAACAACAAAAAGCGCTGCTTGGAATTGCCGATTTGCCAGAAGGTAGAATTATTGTCGCCCGCGATGGTGATACAATTGTTGGATACGTTACTTATGTTTATCCTGACGAGCTTGAGAGGTGGTCTCAAGCGGATATGGATAACTTAATTGAACTAGGTGCCATTGAAGTTGCAGCGCCATACCGAGGCTGTAAGGTAGGTAAAAACATGATCAGAGTTTCAATGATGGATGATGCAATGGAAGATTACATTACAATCACTACTGAATATTATTGGCATTGGGATTTAAAAGGAACAGGTCTGTCGATTTGGGATTATCGAAAGGCGATGGAAAAAATGATGAGTGCGGGAGATTTAGTTTGGTTCGCAACAGACGACCCAGAAATCTGTTCACACCCTGCAAACTGCTTAATGGTTCGCATCGGAAAAAGAGTTGATCAAGATTCGATTCTAAAATTTGACCAAATTCGTTTCCAAAGTCGGTTTATGTACTAAATCATTAAGGAGTAATGAATTAGCTTGTTAGTGTACATAACATAGCAGATACTATTCATTATTCTGAATTTTCTAAAACGAGGAGTGGGGTAAATGATTGTAGAACAAATTATGAAACAAAATATAATTAAAATTAAAATTTCAACTACTATAAAAGAAGCCATTGATTTAATGGATAAAAACAGAATTCGTCATCTACCCGTTGTTAATCAAAATGATGAATTGATTGGGATTATTTCTGATCGTGACCTACGTGACGCGAAACCCTCCATTTTTGATACCGAGGAGCATTTAGAATACCTTTCTAATACAGTATCTGAAATAATGATTAGCGATGTCATTACCGCTCACCCTCTCGATTTTGTCGAAGATGTATCTTCACTTTTCTATGAACATCATATTGGCTGTCTTCCAATTGAAGAAGGCGGCAAATTTGTCGGGATTATTTCTGAAACTGATGTATTGCATACCCTTGTTCAATTAGTGGGCGCGCATCAGCCTAGTTCACAAATAGAAGTATTAGTAGAAAATGTTGCTGGTAT harbors:
- the acsA gene encoding acetate--CoA ligase; translation: MKIQTFPAVKGNYHLDDYEETVENFDWTQVEEQFTWFKTGKMNIAYEAIDRHAESDKKNKIALYYKDADRREKYTFKDMSEKTNKAANVLKEIGVKKGDRVFIFMPRSPELYFCLLGAIKLGAIVGPLFEAFMDAAVLDRLTDSEAKVLIATPELIGRVDVVKLPNLEKIALVGKNIEENNKTIDFNTRFAKASNEFEIEWVSREDGMLLHYTSGSTGKPKGVLHAHNAMIQQYQTAKWVLDLKEDDVYWCTADPGWVTGTVYGVFGPWLHGVTNVVRGGRFNPEDWYKTIEEYEVTVWYSAPTAFRMLMGIGVELIERFDLSSLRHILSVGEPLNPEVVKWGVKVFQLRIHDTWWMTETGAMMICNYPCLTIKAGSMGKPIPGIEAAIIDDRGNVLPPNKMGNLAAKMGWPSMMSGIWNKPEKYNEYFTHNGWYISGDSAYMDEDGYFWFQGRIDDVINTSGERVGPFEVESKLLEHAAIAEAGVIGIPDPMRGMIIKAFISLREGYEESDELKAEIQMFVKKELSAHSVPRQIQFRDKLPKTRSGKIMRRVLKAWELDLPTGDLSTMDD
- a CDS encoding N-acetyltransferase, giving the protein MIHSKIYNALETNAGGQTLIIEGPLSAKEIASYKFHEGLKAFRPPEKQQKALLGIADLPEGRIIVARDGDTIVGYVTYVYPDELERWSQADMDNLIELGAIEVAAPYRGCKVGKNMIRVSMMDDAMEDYITITTEYYWHWDLKGTGLSIWDYRKAMEKMMSAGDLVWFATDDPEICSHPANCLMVRIGKRVDQDSILKFDQIRFQSRFMY
- a CDS encoding acetoin utilization AcuB family protein; the encoded protein is MIVEQIMKQNIIKIKISTTIKEAIDLMDKNRIRHLPVVNQNDELIGIISDRDLRDAKPSIFDTEEHLEYLSNTVSEIMISDVITAHPLDFVEDVSSLFYEHHIGCLPIEEGGKFVGIISETDVLHTLVQLVGAHQPSSQIEVLVENVAGMLAEIAIIIKKRNVNIISVLVYPAKEIGYKVLVFRIQSMDPRGVISDIEKEGYKILWPNLPEMTK